From a single bacterium genomic region:
- a CDS encoding YdcF family protein, with product MFFFVGQGLFYWCLVTSTIASDKVEAVLVYTGEPERVGVGFRHATMDEATLLVTSGWDLDEARLRKTVPKRAGFRILTETKARTTDQNARYLKPMLKEAGVKTAELVLPWYHLPRAYFLTRLYFLGTGIQVIPVADPPAPPGWWRHSVIWVEYVKLWGSLARVGLACLGIENWPAPQIVPTRPS from the coding sequence ATGTTTTTTTTCGTGGGCCAGGGGCTCTTCTATTGGTGTCTGGTCACCTCGACGATTGCTTCAGATAAAGTCGAAGCGGTATTGGTCTATACAGGCGAACCGGAAAGAGTGGGAGTTGGTTTTCGTCATGCCACTATGGACGAAGCAACGCTTTTAGTGACGTCAGGTTGGGATCTGGACGAGGCAAGGCTCCGAAAAACGGTTCCAAAACGGGCTGGGTTCAGGATCCTGACCGAGACCAAGGCTAGGACCACCGACCAGAACGCCCGATACCTCAAGCCCATGTTGAAAGAGGCGGGGGTGAAGACCGCCGAATTGGTCCTTCCTTGGTACCACCTGCCCCGGGCTTATTTCCTGACCCGGCTCTATTTCCTGGGCACGGGGATCCAGGTCATTCCGGTCGCTGATCCTCCGGCGCCGCCGGGTTGGTGGCGCCATTCGGTCATCTGGGTCGAATATGTGAAGCTGTGGGGAAGCTTGGCCCGGGTGGGTTTGGCTTGCTTGGGCATAGAGAACTGGCCGGCCCCGCAGATCGTCCCTACGAGACCATCGTAG
- a CDS encoding NAD(P)-dependent oxidoreductase: MKVLITGGSGFIGTNLVQHFLRVGYEVLSVDVSPPRIKEHKNLFKNVSILDLEKLCVVILEYKPTHIVHLAARADLDEKKDIRGYEVNIKGVENLIAAMRKAKCTQRCIFASTKLVIPNGETPKNELDYRPDSLYGQSKVIGEKIVRAEAETDFEWCIIRPSSIWGPWSDASYNPYGRFFKTVAGGYYFHPGNLDPPRSYGYVGNAAYQIQKLLEAPVEKIHKKTFYLADYENYHIRQWANTISMKSRGRRVKTVPMFLVRLAAVTGDLLKLLGVKNPPITSFRLKNMMANTATLPLDAIKELTGQLPFSIDEGVDETVKWLKRYGR, encoded by the coding sequence ATGAAAGTTTTAATTACGGGTGGCTCTGGATTTATTGGTACTAATCTTGTCCAACACTTTTTAAGGGTGGGTTATGAAGTATTGAGTGTCGATGTTTCTCCCCCAAGGATCAAAGAACACAAAAATCTATTTAAAAATGTAAGCATTCTTGATTTAGAAAAATTGTGCGTTGTGATTCTTGAGTATAAACCGACCCATATTGTTCATTTGGCCGCGAGAGCTGACCTTGATGAGAAAAAAGACATCCGAGGTTATGAAGTTAACATCAAAGGGGTCGAGAATCTTATTGCTGCGATGCGAAAAGCGAAATGCACCCAACGTTGCATCTTTGCATCGACAAAATTGGTGATCCCGAATGGAGAAACTCCGAAAAATGAATTGGATTATCGACCTGACAGTCTTTACGGGCAAAGCAAAGTAATTGGCGAAAAGATCGTTCGGGCCGAAGCGGAAACTGATTTTGAATGGTGCATCATTCGCCCCTCGTCTATCTGGGGGCCCTGGTCCGACGCGAGCTATAATCCTTATGGGCGTTTTTTCAAGACGGTTGCCGGTGGTTATTATTTTCATCCCGGAAATTTAGACCCCCCGCGTTCTTATGGGTATGTGGGCAACGCGGCTTACCAAATTCAAAAACTACTAGAAGCTCCAGTTGAAAAAATCCACAAGAAGACTTTCTATTTGGCAGATTATGAAAATTATCATATCCGCCAATGGGCAAATACCATTTCTATGAAATCGAGAGGTCGCAGAGTGAAGACTGTACCGATGTTTTTGGTGCGTCTGGCGGCCGTAACAGGAGATTTATTAAAGCTATTGGGAGTGAAAAATCCACCGATCACTTCCTTTCGTTTGAAAAATATGATGGCTAATACTGCCACTCTTCCGTTGGATGCAATTAAAGAACTGACGGGTCAATTGCCTTTTTCAATAGATGAGGGGGTTGATGAGACCGTTAAGTGGCTTAAGCGATATGGGAGATGA
- a CDS encoding O-antigen polymerase, translating to MALIILNSLFWFFLIIVGFSREGLRYFLNPRLVVGLAIIISFSSIPDRNEVNVGVSLLVSTFFILLGLGKKEIKIHGLEGANPRFLSDSKAQNIFLLVCIIFSLLNFTNLFILGLSPAEILLKFRTHIDIDYYQNTNALKSFIEAFNLFPVWGLAIGRVWFHTNGNKFTKLIWVILFILVLLTKFSTGTRGYLVAVLFCILIVDVFVEFRFGLHVLAKNKAFYILLLSLVLTGALFLTVFRTQKFYSIGDVVDSVEETLFLEKSERMIAEDYSIKCNGAISYLMDNYLLEPNYFQGIYAQLVNPVPRLVWGNKPYDFGRILAHEMMGAPLEGQYSYGFSGGVVGEAIYNGGIFGILIFSFLMGKIFSFVEREIKQGFNIIHITSAILFLDWGYFLIRGTWLTGFNFPLYNCLFAGLVLWVVGWIVRMQRVFLR from the coding sequence ATGGCGCTGATAATTCTCAACTCATTATTTTGGTTTTTTTTGATCATTGTCGGTTTTTCAAGGGAAGGTCTGCGTTATTTTTTGAACCCCAGGTTGGTCGTAGGATTGGCGATCATTATTTCTTTTTCGTCGATTCCAGATCGGAATGAAGTGAATGTTGGAGTCTCTCTGCTGGTCTCCACTTTTTTTATTTTATTGGGACTAGGTAAAAAAGAAATCAAAATTCATGGATTGGAAGGGGCAAACCCCCGGTTTTTGTCGGATTCGAAGGCCCAGAATATTTTCCTCCTCGTTTGCATTATTTTCTCTCTCTTGAATTTCACAAATCTTTTTATCCTAGGACTTAGTCCGGCTGAAATATTACTAAAGTTCAGAACGCATATTGATATCGATTATTATCAAAATACAAATGCGCTTAAAAGTTTTATTGAAGCTTTCAATTTGTTCCCAGTTTGGGGTCTAGCTATTGGAAGGGTTTGGTTCCACACGAATGGAAATAAGTTCACGAAACTTATTTGGGTAATTTTATTCATTCTTGTTTTGCTGACAAAATTTTCGACGGGTACGCGTGGTTATCTGGTGGCTGTGCTTTTTTGTATTTTGATCGTAGATGTTTTTGTTGAATTTAGATTTGGTCTCCATGTACTGGCCAAAAACAAAGCTTTTTACATCCTTCTTCTTTCTCTCGTGCTAACTGGTGCGTTATTTTTGACTGTCTTTCGAACACAAAAATTCTATTCAATAGGCGATGTCGTCGATTCCGTGGAGGAGACACTTTTTTTAGAAAAGAGTGAAAGGATGATCGCTGAAGACTACTCGATCAAGTGTAATGGTGCTATTAGTTATTTAATGGACAATTATTTATTAGAGCCGAATTATTTTCAGGGTATTTATGCTCAGTTGGTTAACCCCGTTCCCAGATTAGTATGGGGTAATAAGCCTTATGACTTTGGAAGAATATTAGCCCATGAAATGATGGGGGCGCCGTTAGAAGGGCAATATAGTTACGGTTTTTCCGGGGGTGTCGTGGGCGAAGCGATTTATAACGGCGGAATATTTGGGATTCTAATATTTTCATTTCTGATGGGAAAAATATTCTCGTTCGTGGAGCGGGAAATAAAGCAGGGGTTTAATATCATTCATATAACCTCGGCTATTTTGTTTTTAGATTGGGGTTATTTTTTAATCCGCGGAACCTGGCTTACGGGTTTCAATTTTCCTCTCTATAACTGTCTTTTTGCTGGTCTTGTCTTATGGGTCGTAGGATGGATCGTGAGAATGCAAAGGGTTTTCTTAAGATGA
- a CDS encoding glycosyltransferase family 4 protein — MKILLLYQFYYPDDVAGAQQFTGLGAGLVQRGFEVEVWPSNRSCHRRAEKYPAKPEVIEGVKIRRIWRPNFNQHRFLGRIFNALWMEKAWLWRALFTQAPDVVILGTDPIFAVLLAPFLKLRWPKIKLIHWCFDLYPDYAVAEGMVSEKGFVVGLLERVLKPAYRAFDLVADLGPCMRERLARYPIRKFVTLSPWALEEPKDPLPIDKEERRALFGEASLGLLYSGNLSRPHEFESTVALARKLKVKAALVFSARGQRVGDLMALVTAEDTNIHSVPFAPADRLKARLSAPDIHVVSLKSSYTGVAVPSKFFGALAAGRPILFEGDETSSIARWVREYGLGWVLTPGHVDELAEGLMAFAADETRKQQLFRHCHQVYQERFSKKAVVDGWERELKEMMSGESGVRS; from the coding sequence ATGAAAATACTTCTCCTCTATCAGTTTTATTACCCGGATGATGTGGCTGGTGCCCAGCAATTCACGGGTCTGGGGGCGGGGCTAGTCCAACGGGGTTTTGAGGTGGAAGTTTGGCCCTCCAACCGGAGTTGCCACCGAAGGGCTGAAAAATACCCCGCCAAACCAGAAGTCATTGAAGGCGTGAAGATCAGGCGCATTTGGCGGCCCAATTTCAACCAACACCGATTTCTCGGTCGGATCTTCAACGCGCTTTGGATGGAAAAGGCCTGGCTCTGGCGGGCACTCTTCACACAGGCCCCGGATGTTGTCATTCTCGGCACAGACCCTATTTTTGCCGTCCTTCTTGCCCCATTCCTCAAGCTCCGCTGGCCCAAAATCAAGCTCATCCATTGGTGTTTTGACCTTTACCCGGATTACGCAGTGGCCGAGGGTATGGTCTCGGAAAAGGGTTTTGTCGTGGGTCTTCTGGAGAGGGTCCTGAAACCCGCTTACCGTGCCTTCGACCTGGTGGCCGACCTGGGACCCTGCATGAGGGAACGATTGGCTCGATATCCGATCCGTAAATTCGTGACGTTGAGTCCTTGGGCCTTGGAGGAGCCGAAGGACCCATTGCCCATCGATAAGGAAGAGAGACGGGCCCTTTTTGGAGAGGCTTCATTGGGCCTTCTTTATTCGGGCAATCTGAGCCGGCCCCATGAATTCGAATCGACCGTTGCGTTGGCCCGGAAACTGAAGGTGAAAGCTGCGCTTGTTTTCAGTGCCAGGGGACAACGGGTCGGGGATCTGATGGCCTTGGTCACGGCGGAAGATACCAATATCCATTCCGTCCCGTTCGCTCCCGCCGATCGCTTGAAGGCCAGGCTCTCCGCCCCCGACATCCATGTGGTTTCCCTGAAATCTTCCTATACAGGGGTGGCGGTCCCTTCCAAATTTTTCGGGGCCCTGGCGGCTGGACGGCCCATCCTTTTCGAGGGCGATGAAACTTCTTCCATTGCCCGTTGGGTCCGGGAATATGGTCTGGGTTGGGTGTTGACGCCTGGCCATGTGGACGAGTTAGCGGAGGGTCTTATGGCCTTCGCGGCCGATGAAACGCGGAAACAGCAACTTTTCCGTCATTGCCACCAGGTCTACCAGGAGAGGTTCTCCAAGAAGGCCGTCGTGGACGGCTGGGAAAGGGAACTCAAGGAAATGATGAGTGGAGAGTCAGGAGTGAGAAGTTGA
- a CDS encoding GDP-L-fucose synthase, whose amino-acid sequence MKLFIAGHKGMVGSALVRRFQGEPGVELVLRERKELDLLGQDETLAFLKKEKPDAVIVAAAKVGGILANSTYPAEFLFRNLAIASNCIDGAFVAGVRRLLFLGSSCIYPKMAPQPMPEDCLLTGPLEPTNEAYAIAKIAGLKLCQAFRKQHGVLYHSAMPTNLYGPGDNYDLQNSHVLPALIRRFHEAKEAGKAEVTLWGTGSPKREFLHVDDLADACAFLLGLKDPPDWVNVGTGTDVSIKELAGKVAEVTGYRGSVKWDSSKPNGTPRKLLDVSKLNGLGWGAKIRLEEGLRRTYSDFLREKASGQLRG is encoded by the coding sequence ATGAAGCTGTTCATCGCCGGGCACAAGGGGATGGTGGGGTCGGCTCTAGTGCGCCGGTTCCAAGGGGAACCTGGGGTCGAACTGGTCCTGCGGGAGCGGAAGGAACTGGACCTCCTGGGCCAGGATGAGACCCTGGCCTTCCTTAAAAAGGAGAAGCCGGACGCGGTCATCGTGGCCGCCGCCAAGGTCGGCGGGATCCTGGCCAATTCGACCTACCCGGCCGAGTTCCTTTTCCGGAACCTGGCCATTGCCTCCAACTGCATCGACGGGGCCTTCGTGGCTGGGGTCCGACGGCTCCTGTTCCTTGGTTCTTCCTGCATTTACCCGAAAATGGCCCCCCAACCCATGCCGGAGGATTGTCTTTTGACCGGGCCCCTCGAACCCACCAATGAGGCCTACGCCATCGCCAAGATCGCCGGGCTCAAGCTTTGCCAGGCATTCCGCAAACAACACGGCGTTCTCTACCACTCGGCCATGCCCACCAACCTTTACGGCCCCGGGGACAATTACGACCTGCAAAATTCCCATGTCCTCCCGGCCTTGATCCGCAGGTTCCATGAGGCGAAAGAGGCGGGAAAGGCCGAGGTGACCCTTTGGGGGACCGGGTCCCCGAAGCGTGAGTTCCTCCATGTGGACGACCTGGCCGATGCCTGCGCTTTTCTCTTGGGGCTCAAGGATCCGCCGGATTGGGTGAATGTCGGCACCGGGACCGATGTTTCCATCAAGGAATTGGCCGGAAAGGTCGCGGAGGTGACGGGTTATCGCGGTTCGGTGAAATGGGACAGTTCGAAACCCAATGGGACCCCGAGGAAGCTCTTGGATGTTTCCAAATTGAATGGTTTGGGATGGGGCGCGAAGATCCGATTGGAAGAAGGATTACGGCGCACCTATTCGGATTTTTTGAGGGAAAAGGCTTCCGGACAATTGAGGGGTTAG
- a CDS encoding DUF5010 domain-containing protein, giving the protein MKLLIIHFLFLLQLHGFASEKYPGTRFGTFASFRQFSGSPNFTDGHVYQDVDGSKYYKNQVYRFIGPDGKPVFQSDDRRELIGKQPDSATEEWWIFQLRQMIEAGFDFVALDCFGEVKPRDCVKCARCKVEVNYCPNNPEFKAAALKLLFKKYDLPIKVGLFVDTPGPYLMYNWDRLKGTYGNTDEWCKYIYFKPGQGKDPRHVIGPMPMTPENVLEYYYKRVIWPFFSGLDDSGSRKHWLTDTGLSPEQGGRPIIWIYAPNKFDISSFEKAGYAFQSLKEKFQKDFGITPFLVIENQWFKLSENDERLLMVADAKESFIGDWMYGSKNPPASNTWKFKNFTISRVLPGIKAPPGHWGPQNGILDKISGERWKYVDGTTGDDEGYFLKREWEMAAPQKPNLMIFGFWDDNEGDSLAKMSDYARETGGFLEPDFYIKRVRALIDGYKKGE; this is encoded by the coding sequence GTGAAACTGCTGATAATTCACTTTTTATTTTTGCTCCAATTACATGGCTTTGCTTCTGAGAAATATCCTGGGACACGGTTTGGCACCTTCGCCAGTTTTAGACAATTCTCCGGATCGCCAAACTTCACGGATGGTCATGTCTATCAAGATGTTGACGGGAGCAAATATTATAAAAATCAAGTCTACAGGTTCATTGGCCCGGATGGAAAACCGGTTTTTCAAAGCGATGATCGGAGGGAGTTGATTGGAAAACAACCGGATAGTGCGACCGAGGAATGGTGGATCTTTCAACTAAGGCAAATGATTGAAGCTGGGTTCGATTTTGTGGCTCTTGATTGTTTCGGGGAGGTTAAACCTCGAGATTGTGTTAAGTGTGCCCGCTGTAAAGTTGAAGTGAATTATTGTCCTAATAACCCGGAATTCAAGGCTGCGGCCCTTAAACTTCTTTTCAAAAAATATGACCTCCCAATCAAGGTTGGCCTCTTCGTAGATACTCCTGGCCCTTATTTGATGTATAACTGGGATCGTTTGAAGGGAACTTATGGAAATACAGATGAATGGTGCAAATATATTTATTTTAAACCGGGGCAAGGGAAGGATCCTCGGCATGTAATCGGACCGATGCCCATGACTCCTGAAAATGTTCTGGAATATTATTATAAAAGAGTGATCTGGCCATTTTTTTCAGGATTGGACGATTCTGGCTCTCGGAAACATTGGTTAACTGACACTGGTTTGAGTCCCGAACAAGGTGGGCGCCCCATCATATGGATTTATGCCCCTAATAAGTTTGATATAAGTTCTTTCGAAAAAGCTGGATACGCTTTTCAATCCCTTAAAGAAAAATTCCAAAAAGATTTTGGCATAACTCCATTTTTAGTCATTGAAAATCAATGGTTCAAACTTTCGGAAAATGATGAACGCCTCCTGATGGTGGCGGATGCCAAAGAAAGCTTTATAGGGGATTGGATGTATGGAAGTAAAAATCCACCTGCCAGCAATACATGGAAATTCAAAAATTTCACCATTTCGAGGGTGCTTCCAGGTATCAAGGCCCCTCCGGGCCACTGGGGCCCCCAAAATGGAATATTGGACAAGATCTCAGGAGAGCGTTGGAAATACGTTGATGGAACGACAGGTGATGACGAAGGATATTTTCTGAAAAGGGAATGGGAGATGGCGGCTCCTCAGAAGCCTAATCTAATGATCTTTGGGTTTTGGGATGATAATGAGGGCGATTCATTAGCAAAGATGTCCGATTATGCAAGGGAAACTGGTGGGTTTTTAGAACCTGATTTTTATATTAAGCGAGTTAGGGCGCTTATTGATGGTTATAAAAAAGGCGAGTAA
- the gmd gene encoding GDP-mannose 4,6-dehydratase: MKTQKHPKRAFITGVTGQDGSWLADLLLEKGYEVHGMVRRSSSFNTARVDHIYQDPHETKRRFFLHYGDLTDSSGLFKLLKQIEPAEIYNLGAQSHVRVSFDQPEYTGEVTGLGTIKLLEAMRAACPQARFYQASSSELYGGLDCPKKGYNEESPFYPRSPYGVAKLYSFWAAKNYREAYGLHISNGILFNHESERRGETFVTRKVTRAVGRIKLGLQKELFLGNLEAKRDWGDAKEFVRAMWSMLQRPKGDDFVVATGESHSIKELLEVAFDYAGLSWKKHVKFDPRYLRPTEVDFLRGDASKARRLLGWRHQTPFEALIRRMVDHDVELARREKKRDS, encoded by the coding sequence ATGAAGACCCAAAAACATCCTAAAAGAGCCTTTATTACCGGGGTCACCGGGCAGGATGGGTCCTGGCTCGCGGACCTCTTGTTGGAAAAGGGTTATGAAGTCCACGGTATGGTCCGTCGGTCTTCTTCCTTTAATACGGCCCGGGTGGACCACATCTACCAGGACCCTCACGAAACGAAACGTAGGTTCTTCCTCCATTACGGCGACCTGACCGACTCCTCCGGACTTTTCAAACTTCTAAAACAGATCGAACCTGCTGAGATCTACAACCTGGGCGCCCAAAGCCACGTCCGCGTCTCCTTCGACCAGCCCGAATACACCGGCGAAGTGACCGGGTTGGGGACCATCAAACTCCTGGAGGCCATGCGGGCGGCCTGCCCCCAAGCCCGCTTTTACCAGGCGAGCAGTTCGGAGCTTTACGGGGGCCTGGACTGTCCCAAGAAGGGCTACAACGAAGAGAGCCCCTTCTATCCTCGCAGTCCTTATGGGGTCGCCAAGCTTTATTCCTTTTGGGCGGCCAAGAACTACCGGGAGGCCTACGGGCTCCACATCTCCAACGGGATCCTTTTCAATCACGAGAGCGAGCGCCGGGGCGAGACCTTCGTCACCCGCAAGGTGACCCGGGCGGTGGGTCGGATCAAGTTGGGGCTTCAAAAGGAACTGTTCCTGGGGAACCTGGAAGCCAAAAGGGACTGGGGGGACGCCAAGGAATTCGTCCGGGCCATGTGGTCGATGCTCCAAAGGCCGAAGGGGGACGATTTCGTGGTCGCCACCGGCGAAAGCCATTCCATCAAGGAACTCTTGGAAGTGGCCTTCGACTACGCGGGTCTTTCCTGGAAAAAGCACGTCAAATTCGACCCGCGTTATCTGCGGCCGACGGAGGTGGATTTCCTAAGGGGGGACGCTTCCAAGGCCCGCCGGCTTTTGGGCTGGCGCCACCAAACCCCGTTCGAGGCCCTCATCCGCCGGATGGTGGACCACGATGTTGAGCTAGCCCGGCGGGAAAAGAAGAGAGATTCCTGA
- a CDS encoding sulfotransferase: MVKPNFFIVGAPKCGTTALSEYLRNHPNVFMSSPKEPYYFDFDLKKKVQMEEKTYLKLFSNVNKNIHTAIGEASTTYLYSKVAVKAILEFNPESKFIVMVRNPIELVQSLHSQHLYAGGETILDFVEAWDLQEERQDLSKFVFETKRFQYAEWGLLGKQLEYMLGNVNARKVMVIVFDDFQNRTKEIYEDVLRFLEVPLDGRIEFSIINENRSISNVHLQRVFARLIDFKLYMHAKFGTPEFGLLNKFSFLYAKKNKRKKISLDVEEKLKAYYFEDVKLLSKILGRDLTAWVAPGK, translated from the coding sequence ATGGTTAAGCCGAACTTTTTTATTGTTGGCGCACCCAAATGCGGAACGACAGCACTGAGTGAGTATCTAAGAAACCATCCTAATGTGTTTATGAGTAGTCCAAAAGAGCCTTATTATTTTGATTTTGATTTAAAAAAGAAGGTTCAGATGGAGGAAAAGACTTATTTAAAACTTTTTTCGAATGTTAATAAGAATATTCACACGGCGATTGGAGAGGCTTCGACAACGTATCTGTATTCCAAAGTGGCGGTAAAAGCTATTCTTGAGTTCAATCCTGAATCAAAATTTATTGTGATGGTCCGAAACCCGATCGAGTTAGTTCAGTCATTGCATTCTCAGCATTTGTATGCAGGAGGAGAGACAATTTTAGATTTTGTTGAGGCTTGGGATTTGCAAGAAGAAAGACAAGATCTTTCCAAATTTGTGTTCGAGACGAAAAGGTTTCAATACGCAGAATGGGGGTTATTGGGCAAACAATTGGAATATATGTTGGGAAATGTAAATGCAAGGAAGGTCATGGTGATAGTTTTTGATGATTTTCAGAACAGGACAAAAGAGATTTATGAAGATGTATTACGTTTTTTAGAAGTTCCGCTCGATGGGAGAATAGAGTTTTCAATCATCAATGAAAATAGGTCGATTAGTAACGTCCATTTGCAGAGAGTTTTCGCCAGATTGATTGACTTCAAGTTGTACATGCACGCAAAATTTGGCACTCCTGAATTTGGATTGCTGAATAAATTTTCGTTCTTGTATGCGAAAAAAAATAAGAGGAAAAAGATAAGCCTGGACGTGGAAGAGAAATTAAAGGCGTATTATTTCGAGGATGTAAAGCTTTTATCCAAAATACTGGGGCGTGATCTTACGGCTTGGGTGGCTCCTGGGAAATAA
- a CDS encoding glycosyltransferase encodes MLTVLGTVSSLSRNGGGLSYTVPAWIGCMEREGFKNILVSVRRENEAITEYLSKKEFEILFVPPFMERGLGLKLAPKFKSALEKLLLERKVDLIHNHGVWLPANHSASVVARKYKKPCIITPHGMLTIWCYNFKPLKKRIAWQLYLKKDVMDAAIVHMTSQGEVEEFKKLGFKGRLAVIPNGIHLPVIDQMIPKLKDGKTALFVSRIHPKKGLLNLVEAWSRIRPKGWRMRLVGPDEGGHRKEVERALIEKGLADDFIFEGPIFGERLWEIYRTSDVFILPTLSENFGNVVPEALACGLPVVCTYGAPWEELVTRKCGWWIPIGVEALTKTLREVFETTASERMEMGIRGRKLVEEKYTWESVGKKMKLLYEWVLGGGAAPEFVLRK; translated from the coding sequence GTGTTAACTGTTCTTGGGACAGTTAGCTCTCTCTCGCGAAATGGGGGAGGGCTTTCATACACGGTTCCCGCATGGATCGGTTGTATGGAAAGGGAAGGATTCAAGAATATTCTTGTATCTGTTCGACGAGAGAATGAGGCAATTACAGAATATTTATCCAAAAAAGAATTTGAAATATTATTCGTTCCCCCCTTTATGGAAAGAGGACTTGGTCTAAAGCTTGCGCCTAAATTTAAATCTGCATTGGAAAAATTGCTATTGGAACGCAAGGTGGATTTGATTCATAACCACGGAGTATGGCTTCCGGCCAATCATTCGGCTTCTGTTGTCGCTAGAAAATATAAAAAGCCTTGCATTATCACGCCCCACGGAATGCTCACAATTTGGTGCTACAATTTTAAACCCTTGAAAAAACGGATTGCTTGGCAGCTTTACTTAAAAAAAGATGTAATGGATGCTGCGATTGTTCATATGACCTCGCAAGGAGAAGTTGAAGAGTTTAAAAAACTTGGGTTCAAAGGTCGGTTGGCAGTTATTCCAAATGGGATTCATTTGCCGGTTATTGATCAAATGATTCCGAAATTGAAGGACGGGAAAACGGCTCTTTTTGTATCCCGCATTCATCCCAAAAAGGGTCTGTTGAATCTGGTGGAAGCTTGGTCACGAATACGGCCAAAAGGTTGGAGAATGCGGCTTGTTGGTCCAGATGAAGGTGGGCACCGTAAAGAAGTTGAGCGGGCATTGATAGAAAAAGGCTTGGCTGACGATTTTATATTTGAGGGACCTATTTTTGGGGAGCGTTTGTGGGAGATTTATAGGACATCTGATGTTTTTATTCTGCCGACATTAAGTGAAAACTTTGGAAATGTTGTCCCCGAAGCTTTGGCATGCGGTCTTCCGGTTGTTTGCACATATGGTGCTCCCTGGGAGGAATTGGTTACAAGGAAGTGTGGGTGGTGGATCCCAATTGGGGTTGAAGCGTTAACTAAGACCCTGAGGGAAGTTTTTGAAACAACCGCTTCGGAAAGAATGGAAATGGGAATTCGGGGTAGAAAACTGGTTGAGGAGAAATACACCTGGGAATCAGTTGGTAAAAAAATGAAACTTTTGTACGAATGGGTCCTGGGTGGTGGGGCTGCACCGGAGTTTGTTTTGAGGAAATGA